One Phoenix dactylifera cultivar Barhee BC4 chromosome 14, palm_55x_up_171113_PBpolish2nd_filt_p, whole genome shotgun sequence DNA window includes the following coding sequences:
- the LOC103715167 gene encoding glutamine-dependent NAD(+) synthetase, producing the protein MRLLNVATCNLNQWAMDFDTNLRNIKESIFRAKEAGAAIRMGPELEITGYGCEDHFLEQDTVMHSWECLKDILSGDWTEDILCSIGMPIIHESVRYNCQVFCLNRRIVMIRPKMCLANDGNYREFRWFSAWTFKDKLIDFQLPIDIAEAISQNSVPFGYGYIQLLDASVAAETCEELFTADAPRIALALNGVEVFMNASGSHHQLRKLNLRLDAIKNATRFCGGVYMYSNHQGCDGGRLYYDGCSCIAVNGDVVAQGSQFSLKDVEVLTAQVDLDAVSSYRGSISSLREQASHKEKVPSVKAPYKLCQSFKLGMFPTSPVEVMYHCPEEEIAFGPSCWLWDYVRRSGASGFLLPLSGGADSSSVAAIIGCMCQLVIKDIENGDEQVKADALRIGQYKNGEFPTDSKEFARRIFYTVYMGTENSSEDTRSRAKKLAEEIGSWHLDVPIDSVVSALLSLFQTLTGKRPRYKVDGGSNAENLGLQNIQARVRMVLAFMLASLMPWVHNKSGFYLVLGSSNVDEGLRGYLTKYDCSSADINPIGSVSKQDLRSFLRWAAIHLKYPSLAEVEAAPPTAELEPIRSNYNQLDEVDMGMTYEELSIYGRLRKIFRCGPVSMFQNLCHKWCGRLAPSEVADKVKHFFKYYSINRHKMTVLTPSYHAESYSPEDNRFDLRQFLYNSRWPYQFRKIDELVQEMDGDYKAGNLPELLRQEDSDIVSGQGSGMGVVAAGSGNPNAGR; encoded by the exons ATGAGGTTGTTGAACGTGGCGACTTGCAATTTGAACCAATGGGCTATGGATTTTGACACCAATCTGCGGAATATCAAGGAATCGATCTTCCGGGCAAAGGAGGCAGGAGCTGCAATTAGAATGGGTCCGGAGCTTGAGATTACTGGTTATGGTTGTGAAGATCATTTTCTCGAGCAAGATACTGTGATGCATTC TTGGGAATGTTTGAAGGATATCTTGTCAGGTGATTGGACCGAGGACATATTATGCAGCATAGGAATGCCTATTATTCATGAAAGTGTGCGGTACAACTGCCAGGTTTTCTGTTTGAACCGAAGGATAGTTATGATCCGCCCAAAGATGTGCCTTGCAAATGATGGAAACTACAGGGAATTCAGATGGTTCTCAGCCTGGACATTTAAAGACAAGCTTATTGATTTCCAACTCCCAATTGACATTGCTGAGGCTATATCACAAAACTCCGTACCCTTTGGTTATggatatattcagcttctggaTGC ATCTGTTGCTGCTGAAACATGTGAAGAGCTCTTTACTGCTGACGCTCCTCGCATTGCACTAGCATTAAatggtgttgaggtctttatgAATGCAAGTGGAAGCCACCACCAGCTAAGAAAGCTTAATCTACGGCTTGATGCAATAAAAAATGCAACCCGTTTCTGTGGAGGTGTTTACATGTACAGTAATCACCAGGGATGTGATGGTGGCCGCCTTTACTATG ATGGGTGTTCTTGCATTGCTGTGAATGGAGATGTGGTAGCTCAAGGATCTCAATTTTCCTTGAAAGATGTTGAAGTTTTGACTGCCCAAGTAGATCTAGATGCG GTTTCTAGTTATCGAGGATCGATTAGTAGTCTTAGAGAGCAAGCAAGCCACAAAGAAAAGGTTCCATCAGTGAAGGCACCCTATAAACTTTGTCAATCATTTAAGCTTGGAATGTTTCCTACTAGTCCAGTGGAG GTTATGTATCACTGTCCTGAAGAAGAGATTGCATTTGGACCTAGTTGTTGGCTATGGGATTATGTACGAAGAAGTGGAGCATCTGGGTTTTTGCTTCCTCTTTCTGGTGGCGCAGATAGTTCTTCTGTTGCAGCAATTATTGGCTGCATGTGCCAACTCGTAATAAAAG ATATTGAAAATGGAGATGAACAAGTAAAAGCTGATGCACTACGGATTGGCCAATACAAAAATGGAGAGTTCCCAACTGACAGCAAAGAATTTGCCAGGCGAATATTTTACACCGTTTATATGGGAACTGAAAATAG TTCTGAGGATACTAGATCACGTGCTAAGAAGCTAGCGGAGGAGATTGGTTCATGGCACTTAGATGTGCCTATAGATAGTGTTGTTTCTGCTTTGCTTTCTTTATTCCAAACACTAACAGGGAAGCGCCCACGTTACAAG GTTGATGGAGGATCAAATGCAGAGAATCTAGGGTTACAAAACATTCAAGCTCGAGTTAGAATGGTGCTAGCCTTTATGCTAGCATCTCTTATGCCATGGGTTCACAATAAGTCTGGATTTTACCTTGTATTAGGCAGCTCTAATGTGGATGAAGGACTACGCGGTTACTTAACCAAG TATGATTGCAGTTCAGCAGATATAAATCCCATCGGAAGTGTGAGTAAGCAGGATCTTCGGTCTTTTCTACGCTGGGCTGCAATTCATCTCAAGTATCCTTCTTTGGCAGAAGTTGAAGCAGCTCCTCCAACTGCAGAGCTGGAACCAATACGTTCAAACTATAATCAG TTGGATGAAGTGGACATGGGGATGACATATGAGGAATTGTCAATTTATGGAAGGCTGAGGAAGATTTTCCGTTGTGGTCCTGTGTCGATGTTTCAG AATCTCTGTCACAAGTGGTGTGGGAGATTAGCACCATCAGAGGTAGCAGATAAAGTGAAACACTTCTTCAAATATTATTCAATCAATCGGCACAAGATGACTGTCTTGACgccttcatatcatgctgaG AGCTATTCACCAGAAGACAACAGATTCGATCTTCGCCAGTTCCTATATAACTCAAGATGGCCTTATCAATTCCGCAAGATTGATGAACTTGTCCAAGAGATGGATGGAGATTACAAAGCTGGTAATCTTCCAGAACTCCTGAGACAGGAAGATTCAGATATTGTCTCAGGCCAGGGGAGTGGCATGGGAGTAGTGGCTGCAGGATCTGGCAATCCAAATGCTGGCCGTTAG